A stretch of DNA from Cannabis sativa cultivar Pink pepper isolate KNU-18-1 chromosome X, ASM2916894v1, whole genome shotgun sequence:
CAAATAAATTAGAAGCTCAGGTATTGATGTTTGAAATtcattaatattttagtttgagGAACTTAATGGTTTTAATGCCTAAACTTTGATCATGATGGTTTATGCTGTTGATGCAACCAAGTGCCAAGTATTTTGGGCTGGAATGATGAAAGGAAATATGTATATGATCACTAGCTATGAAAGAATGTTCTCATTTACCTGTATGATGATCTTGTGTAGGCTTTTGCTGAACTCATGGAGGAAGAAAGCATAAATATTCCTGCATGGTTTTCCTTCAACTCCAAAGATGGTGTCAATGTGGTTAGTGGTGATTCATTTGTAGAATGTGCTACAATTGCTGAATCATGCAGGAAAGTTGTTGCTATTGGAATCAACTGTACTCCTCCAAGATTTATTCACGGACTGATATCATCTATTAGTAAGGTATATTCTTCAGAGCACAATTaatgtttttcataaattgtaaAGTTAATATCTACTTGTCACACTGTAGGGAtagaataagaaaaataaaaaagtgataGCTTTTCTTTCATACCACAACTGATCTACATGCTTAATTTCATCAAAAGAAAAATTCTTTCAATCATTTATTAGTCATCAGCATTAATGTTTCCATTGTCAATTTGACTTATTTTAAGAAGGATCTTAATACAGTATCCATTCTCTGGAATTATATGTTCCTCAGTGGAAAGGGTTAAAATTGTGGACTTTATTATTTGGAACAAATTCATGATGTTTTTTTCTCAATTTCTTTGCTGTACTTAACATTGGCCTCTGGATTTCGtacttatttaattttgttataattaCTTCAGGTGACTACAAAGCCAATACTTGTATATCCAAATAGCGGTGAAAGTTATGACCCAGTTATAAAGCAGTGGGTGGTAAGTTCATTTCCTCTGGTTGCACGGTCACTACATCGAACATTATATATTGTTTCGCTAAAAATTTTTTCACATAAAGTTGGGCACCAACAAAGCCAAGGACTAAGTATTTCCTTTGCAAAACCAATCAGTAAAAATAGCTTGATTGTTCTATTGCAGCAAAATACAGGAGTTTCCAATGATGATTTTGTTTCATATGTAAACAAATGGATCGATGTAGGAGCTTCTCTTGTGGGAGGTTGTTGCAGAACAACTCCAGAGACTATCCGGGGGATCTACCGATCTTTTTCTAATAAACGAGGGCTTAGCCTGAGCGACACCATTCTAACTTTAAATAAGTAGAAGAGAGCAGCAAGGACTTTGTGCTGGAAACAAAGCTGTTGAGAAGCCAAAAATGTCCTGTTTGGGTTGGAAACTTGGAAGTTGTGGCAAGAAACATGATAGGAGAAGCTGAGGTTTTAATGAATCTGCCAAAAGCTACATAAAGGCACACCAACTTGTATCAAATTTTGTTTACTTTCTATGCTTTTATATTACTGTTGTAACCAATAATCTCAAGTGACTAAATTTTCTTTTGTAGTTATATCATCATATGACTATAATTTATCAGGATTCATAACTTTACGTGGTttgttctctctctttttcctacTATTGCCACCTTAAACccaaaaacaaaatacaaatatgaTATGGTACCAGAAGCAACACCACAGTCTTAGTAATGTAGAATTATCCCAAATTTAGGTCATGGTACACTACTGTAGTGtgtgtttgatttattttttttttaatgaggaTTAACATCTAATAATGTGTATTCTTTTTTCTGTTTTGTATACTTCGTTTATGTGAAAAATCCTTCAGTCCTAGTGAGCAGGACTTTTAATACTACTAGTTCTGAACCCCGATTGCTTCCCTAATTCCAATTGTAACCATTTGAACTACAGGGTGTGGTTTGTGAAATGGAACTATCTTGCATTGGTTTGTTAGGAAGGTGTGAAGCCTTGGGATTGATTTTAGTATTCATATTAGCAGTGACCTGGTTAATAGCCTTGCTGACAAGACAACCTCATACTAAAACAAACCAGAAGCAGGTTTGTGATGATTCTGAAACACACAAGGGTCTCTGTGATAAAGGGTTCAAGCTTCCCTTACTGGAAGCCATTGCCTTGTATTGCTGAGAGTGAAGCTTTCTTGGTTGGTTAGCTACAAAGAACATCTCAAAAAGCCTCTGAAATACGCTCATCTGGTTCAAAATATTAGCCCCAATTTCAATACATGTTGAAGTTGTGGTCTGAGCTTATGCCATTATTTATGTATGAGTTTGAagtttaatgtattttattcgaATTTCGAAACCCTTGGATGGATCGCTCGTTATACAATACGCATGTGAAGCTACTAGCTTTTGACCTTACCTCTCTCACCCAAATCTCCTCATGCTCAAATTCTTTCTCTCGCCATGGGTTCCTCCTCTCGCGCATCGAAACCCTTGGAGTCGTAACATTTTGTGACCTCAAACCACGAAAATTTCTCAAATTCATTATCGATGACGGTACTGGTTGTGTCGATTGCATCCTTTGGCTAAACCATCTGACATCTCCTTACTTCGCTCGTCAAAACCCTTCAAATGTTCAACAAATTGCCGACTCGGCCATCCGTTTTGCGTCGGAGGTGCGACTCGGTGTCGTTGCTAGAGTTCGTGGGAAAATCACCAAGTATAGAGGTTTGGTTCAGGTCACCGTTTCAGACATCGTCGTTGAGAGGGATCCTAATGCTGAGATCTTGCACTGGTTGGATTGCATGAGGTTGGCGCGTCAATGTTATGATCATTCTATCAAGTGAGTTTGTTTTCGATACgataatgaaaaattattgttattgtttggtttcatatatacatatcattATCTTATCTTTACTGTAAAAATCCAAAACAACACCCATTGTGGTTAGATCATGTTGTTAGTCTTCTCTTGGCTCATGGTAACGGCCAAGGCTCCATTTCACACTATAATGCCAATTATTGTTTGGCAAAACCACACAATATATGCAACACTTTCATGCTGTCCAAGATACTGTACATATAACCTAAAATCAATCATCAAAAATTAAGGGGACATGTTGTTCATGCTCTAGTTGCAAAACTCCTGGTTTTTCTTCATTCAGGTGCCTACTATATCACCCTAGCACACACCAAATTAATGCTCCCATACACATCTCTTCtgtcaaattatttattaataacatAATAATATTGATGTGTAAAACGatttacacatatatatttgtgaatttgataaataataaatatttatgacTAAAACTTATAACCATTTCAGCTTTATTAGTGAGCTGTTAAGTTGTTCTAGCTGTACTAATGCAATTAGTTTTCAAGATTAGTTacattctattattttatactttgtaatttaatCTCAAATGAATAAATTATGAGCTCATTTGCTCATTAACTTTTTGACAAAATCTTCTGATTAGTTTGCTTAAGTTCCCTAAACGACATTTGTCTGTGAGTTTATTCATGactagtgataattttttagttacaaATCTTGTCTTTATAGCGATGTATATCCAATATCTTCGACTTAGGTGAAGATAATTAAGGTGACAGTAGTGATAATTATACTCTTTACATTTTCAATTGTTAATGGTGATGGTGGTTTGGTTCTACAAAACTTTCTTGTTCAAACTTTGTCCTTACTCCTTAATGTCTCTATCATAGTTTCCCTGTCATATCTTCAAAATTTAGTGCTTCTCAGCTAACAATGTCCCCATTAAACTTTTCTTTGATGTTTTTCTTGTCATTAATTTTTCTACGAAGAAATTCTTCATCAAAGCACCCTACATAAAGGTCTTTATCACTCACTATCTTGCTGTAATAGTAGTTTGTCCATAGCTTTTTAATTGGGATAGTCTCCATCGATTAggacattattataaataatattctcaGTCTAATATTTCCTTTCTTACAATAAAACAAAGAATTATTGCTGAAGTTGGTTTTAGCCACCTAAATCATTATTGTTACAGGTTGTTCTAACACTAAGAACATTCACACTAAATGAGCGATAAGAGCACCTATATTAAATGAGTTATTTAATTATCATACCAAAATTcaacttttgttattttaactCAAAACTATCAACTTCTTCATTTTATATCATTAAAACtccatattaatatattttattcattttaaatatatatatatattaaaatgtgaatgtgaataatataataagtataagtataaattaaaatgtgataaatatattattatgtgaataatatatattaagtgtatcgtaaataaatgtgtaatttATGATTTTAATCTACACTTTGTAATTTATATGTTGTAACTTGAAGAGGAGTTACAATTTATTGTCACTTGTAACTCTTGTGCTAATCATACATaattagtgtaataaaagagTTGCTACACAATTTGATTTAAGGAATTCAAAACTATGGTGATATTTAATACTTATTTATGTGAGAGAAATAAAGTGTGGTGtatttgaattctaagtgtgatCACCTAAATACTATAAAAAGCGGTCTTTGGTGCTCATTTGGAATGAATAAGTTTCTATCAACTAAGTACTTTGTTAAAAatcctaaaaggcttgataatttcCAAAGCTATTTTTATAAGAGTTCCCTTAGTACTTAGAGATATGagaaataaatttttgaacaaAAGTGTAATATCTTGTTCAAATTATGGTGATTTTCACTATTTTACACTCAAGATTGTTAGTAAGCGatctattttctttctatatatatgttatataatatGGTGTAATCTTCCTTtctactttatatatatatatttatatactagtaaaaagttacgtgcgaggcacgtatactaaattttatgttagtctttttctacgttattaaaaagtgatacaattaaaaattaaaaaaaatatattattagttattaggttcaatatcattaccctgtgttcatttttaagggaaaaaaatatttatgaaataataatttgttgcaaCGCGAGTACAGGCAAAATTcagaaaatatagcatttattagtacagtattgacaatttcaacagtaaattaactgattgtatacttttttgtctgctaacattaagcttttgatatttgagtggt
This window harbors:
- the LOC115703995 gene encoding homocysteine S-methyltransferase 2 isoform X1, which produces MDTSLMTEFLRKSGGAAVIDGGLATELERHGADLNDPLWSAKCLLTSPHLIRGVHIDYLEAGADIIITASYQATIQGFVARGYTKEEGETLLKRSVEIALEARDIYKSRCESTPSDIVDRIVLKHRPILVAASVGSYGAYLADGSEYSGNYGDAITLKFLKDFHRRRVQVLAVACPDLIAFETIPNKLEAQAFAELMEEESINIPAWFSFNSKDGVNVVSGDSFVECATIAESCRKVVAIGINCTPPRFIHGLISSISKVTTKPILVYPNSGESYDPVIKQWVVSSFPLVARSLHRTLYIVSLKIFSHKVGHQQSQGLSISFAKPISKNSLIVLLQQNTGVSNDDFVSYVNKWIDVGASLVGGCCRTTPETIRGIYRSFSNKRGLSLSDTILTLNK
- the LOC115704005 gene encoding CST complex subunit STN1, coding for MDRSLYNTHVKLLAFDLTSLTQISSCSNSFSRHGFLLSRIETLGVVTFCDLKPRKFLKFIIDDGTGCVDCILWLNHLTSPYFARQNPSNVQQIADSAIRFASEVRLGVVARVRGKITKYRGLVQVTVSDIVVERDPNAEILHWLDCMRLARQCYDHSIK